The following are from one region of the Desulfurobacteriaceae bacterium genome:
- a CDS encoding NAD-binding protein, giving the protein MKVCIIGAGVVGSYLAKELSKENHEIAVLDKDLGKLEKLKFNYDLLTVNCSALSLECLEKVKDFDLFIIVTENDEKNIAISLLLKSILKKEKIIVRVSNEAFSLKEFKTFLKVETINVFSEVKDVILNLLKYPFALSVVELEGKILIFKYSVSLDDFLAGKRISELKDLRDRIDFTIVAIERENEVILPSGKNFIYPEDNVYIVTRKENVFNLVKSLKISFSPIKSVFVLGYSKACLEILSLLSQQENIKVKYAFHDKKICEEISGKFPKFLVLHGDFLDEEFLKEEGIENSSLVISCGESESENILSATLCKKLGAKKVCSLISRPEYEKLAQSIGIDVPIVPRKLLASKVYRTLSKRGILDVLELSKDLDIVELKVDSSLVGKKVMEIEKPFLIVAIKRGNEVFLAKGDTELFEGDVIIFVEKKR; this is encoded by the coding sequence ATGAAAGTTTGCATTATTGGTGCTGGAGTGGTTGGAAGTTACCTTGCTAAGGAGCTCTCAAAAGAAAACCATGAGATAGCCGTTTTGGACAAAGACCTTGGCAAACTTGAAAAGCTAAAATTCAACTATGATTTACTTACGGTAAACTGTAGCGCACTTTCTTTGGAATGTTTAGAAAAGGTAAAAGATTTTGATCTCTTTATCATCGTAACGGAAAACGATGAAAAAAATATAGCAATATCCCTTCTTTTAAAATCCATTTTAAAAAAAGAGAAAATCATTGTCAGAGTCAGCAATGAGGCATTCTCACTAAAAGAGTTTAAAACTTTCCTAAAAGTAGAAACAATAAACGTTTTTTCAGAAGTAAAAGATGTTATCTTAAATCTTCTTAAATATCCTTTTGCCCTTTCAGTTGTAGAACTTGAAGGTAAAATTTTGATTTTTAAATATTCTGTGAGCTTAGATGATTTCTTGGCAGGCAAAAGAATTTCGGAACTAAAAGATCTTAGAGACAGAATAGACTTTACAATAGTTGCTATTGAAAGAGAAAATGAAGTAATACTTCCTTCAGGAAAAAATTTTATATACCCTGAGGATAATGTTTATATAGTAACCAGAAAAGAAAACGTTTTTAATCTCGTTAAAAGCTTAAAAATTTCCTTTTCTCCTATCAAATCGGTGTTCGTCTTAGGGTATTCTAAAGCCTGTTTAGAAATTTTATCTCTTCTTTCCCAGCAGGAGAACATCAAAGTAAAGTATGCTTTTCACGATAAAAAGATTTGTGAGGAAATTTCCGGAAAGTTTCCCAAATTCTTAGTCCTTCACGGGGACTTCTTGGATGAAGAATTCCTAAAGGAAGAAGGAATAGAAAATTCCAGTCTTGTTATTTCGTGTGGAGAGAGTGAAAGTGAAAATATTCTCTCAGCAACTCTTTGTAAGAAACTTGGAGCCAAGAAAGTATGCTCTTTAATTTCCCGTCCCGAGTACGAAAAGCTCGCACAATCAATAGGAATAGATGTTCCGATCGTTCCAAGAAAGCTTTTGGCTTCTAAAGTTTACAGAACCTTGAGCAAGAGAGGGATTCTCGATGTTTTAGAGCTTTCAAAAGATTTAGACATAGTAGAATTAAAGGTGGACAGTTCTTTAGTGGGAAAGAAGGTCATGGAGATAGAAAAACCTTTCTTAATAGTTGCTATTAAAAGAGGAAACGAAGTTTTCTTGGCAAAGGGAGATACAGAACTTTTTGAAGGTGATGTAATCATATTTGTTGAGAAAAAAAGATGA
- the murJ gene encoding murein biosynthesis integral membrane protein MurJ, giving the protein MARKVFKSALIVSASIFGSRVLGLLRDITIAAFFGATSLTDAFFVAFRIPNLLRRIFAEGAFSSAFTPAFAKKLKSSLKEAKLFAEEFFSILLISLILTVILGEIFAPLIINLIAPGIAGEYFDLAVRLLREMLPYIFFVSLVAFFGGILNGFEHFFAPAFSTALFNLSMIIFAFLLAPEISIEALSIGVIVGGIFQVLLQLIFLRKFNFLIKPRFRISKDVKKTLKNIIPGIFGFAVRQFSMLIDTVLASFLKAGAISYLYYANRFVQLPLGMFAVGLSQVLLPRLAKKSSKKEDYTFELLNGLLLCASIVIPASVGLIFFGKPIIDIVFNHGKFSEIALSETYLVLIGYSIGLYFFSLEKIITNAYYSLDEYRFPVVVSASTLIFNLFVNLVLCFVLDFGVSGLAVGTSLTSFLNVLILSFYFQKREGIALMKEFFKNLVKYLTLSIPVAIVSFVGAKVYFLQGSFLLKVAVIVATIGISAFSYFLLLYLTKDKVIRLIKT; this is encoded by the coding sequence ATGGCAAGAAAGGTTTTTAAGTCAGCTTTAATTGTATCAGCATCAATATTTGGTAGCAGAGTTTTAGGTCTTCTTAGAGACATAACAATAGCAGCCTTTTTTGGAGCTACCAGCCTAACCGATGCTTTTTTTGTTGCTTTTAGAATTCCCAACCTTTTAAGGAGAATTTTTGCAGAAGGAGCTTTCAGTTCCGCTTTCACTCCAGCTTTCGCGAAAAAGTTAAAAAGTTCCCTCAAAGAAGCTAAGCTTTTTGCAGAGGAGTTTTTTTCCATTTTACTAATTTCCTTAATTCTTACCGTTATTCTTGGGGAAATTTTTGCTCCACTAATAATCAATCTTATTGCTCCAGGAATAGCAGGAGAGTACTTTGACCTTGCAGTAAGACTTCTAAGAGAAATGCTTCCATATATTTTCTTTGTAAGTCTTGTTGCTTTCTTTGGTGGAATACTAAACGGATTTGAACACTTTTTCGCTCCAGCTTTTTCAACTGCCCTTTTTAATCTCTCTATGATAATTTTTGCTTTTCTTCTAGCTCCAGAAATCTCAATAGAAGCTCTTAGCATCGGAGTTATAGTTGGCGGTATCTTTCAGGTTCTACTACAACTTATTTTTCTAAGGAAGTTCAACTTTCTAATTAAACCCCGTTTCAGGATATCAAAAGACGTTAAGAAGACTTTGAAAAACATAATTCCAGGAATATTTGGTTTTGCCGTAAGACAATTCTCAATGCTTATAGATACCGTTTTAGCATCTTTTTTAAAAGCTGGAGCCATATCGTATCTATACTATGCTAATAGGTTTGTTCAACTCCCTCTTGGAATGTTTGCTGTTGGACTTTCTCAGGTACTTTTACCAAGACTTGCAAAGAAATCTAGTAAAAAGGAAGACTACACTTTTGAACTTCTAAACGGCTTGCTTTTATGTGCTAGTATTGTTATTCCTGCATCCGTTGGACTTATCTTTTTTGGAAAACCTATAATTGATATAGTCTTCAATCACGGGAAATTCTCAGAGATTGCCCTTTCTGAAACATATCTTGTCCTTATCGGTTACTCAATAGGACTTTACTTTTTTTCACTAGAGAAAATAATCACGAACGCCTACTATTCATTGGACGAGTATAGATTTCCAGTAGTTGTTTCTGCCTCAACACTCATTTTTAATCTTTTTGTTAATTTAGTTTTGTGTTTCGTTTTGGACTTTGGAGTTTCCGGTTTAGCAGTTGGAACAAGTTTAACTTCTTTTCTAAATGTCCTTATTTTGTCTTTCTACTTTCAAAAAAGGGAGGGAATTGCTCTAATGAAAGAATTTTTTAAAAATCTTGTAAAATATCTTACTCTTTCAATTCCAGTAGCAATTGTGTCCTTTGTAGGAGCAAAAGTTTACTTCTTACAAGGAAGTTTTCTTTTAAAAGTTGCAGTTATTGTGGCAACGATAGGAATAAGTGCTTTTTCTTACTTTCTACTTCTTTACTTAACTAAAGATAAAGTTATCCGTTTGATAAAAACTTGA
- the lgt gene encoding prolipoprotein diacylglyceryl transferase, which translates to MHPILFKIGPITIYTYGVMVAIGILVGSFILLKLAEREGISNEDISDTAFWTVLAGVIGARIFFFVYNPEYLNPWYRIFYFWEGGLVWYGGVVFGALTAFFFIKKRKIPVWKFADIVSIPLSIGLGFGRIGCTMAGCCYGKECHLPFAITFKDPNSAAPLGIPLYPTQPISAIANFLIAGVLYLLYRRKKADGEIFGFYLILYGTFRFLIEFWRATPKEILNLLSNNQVISIIMVVAGLIIVYYRRLLKSVGGT; encoded by the coding sequence ATGCATCCTATACTTTTCAAAATTGGCCCAATCACTATTTACACCTATGGAGTAATGGTAGCAATAGGAATTTTGGTTGGTTCTTTTATCCTTTTAAAACTTGCTGAAAGAGAAGGAATTTCTAACGAAGATATATCCGATACCGCTTTTTGGACAGTACTTGCAGGAGTAATTGGAGCAAGAATTTTTTTCTTTGTTTATAATCCTGAATATCTTAATCCTTGGTACAGGATTTTCTATTTCTGGGAAGGGGGACTTGTCTGGTATGGAGGAGTAGTTTTTGGAGCTCTTACAGCTTTCTTCTTTATAAAGAAAAGAAAAATACCTGTTTGGAAGTTTGCAGATATTGTTTCAATTCCTTTGTCTATCGGGCTTGGATTTGGAAGAATTGGTTGCACAATGGCAGGGTGTTGTTATGGAAAAGAGTGTCATCTTCCGTTTGCTATTACTTTTAAAGATCCAAACTCAGCTGCCCCTTTAGGAATTCCCCTCTATCCAACTCAACCGATATCTGCTATAGCCAACTTTCTAATAGCAGGGGTTCTTTACCTCCTTTACAGGAGAAAAAAAGCTGATGGGGAAATTTTTGGCTTTTACCTTATTCTTTATGGAACTTTCAGATTTCTAATTGAGTTTTGGAGGGCAACTCCAAAGGAAATCTTAAATCTTCTTAGCAATAACCAAGTAATAAGTATTATAATGGTGGTTGCAGGATTGATAATAGTTTACTATCGCAGGTTATTAAAATCGGTAGGAGGAACTTGA
- a CDS encoding branched-chain amino acid transaminase, with the protein MGRYAYFEGKFVPIEEANINIQTNSFHYGTAVFEGIRAYWNEEKKQLFGLFFKEHYERMLRNCKILNLQVNKSADELVEITIELLRKCQHREDTYIRPIAYFADLKISPKLIGYKTEIAIYTLPLGDYLDLSKGLKAKTSSFHRINDTMIPARCKVAGAYVNSAFAKTEALMNGYDEAIMLNPDGTVAEGSGENLFIVREGKLITTPSYSNILEGITRNAVITLAKEELGIEVEERPILRSEIYVADEVFFTGTAAQIAPVVQVDHVVIGNGEIGEITKKLQEVYFSIVKGKNKKYSDWLIPIY; encoded by the coding sequence ATGGGAAGATACGCTTACTTTGAGGGGAAATTTGTCCCTATAGAGGAAGCAAACATAAACATACAAACGAACTCTTTTCATTACGGTACAGCTGTATTTGAGGGAATAAGGGCTTACTGGAACGAGGAAAAAAAACAACTTTTTGGATTATTCTTTAAAGAACATTACGAAAGAATGCTCCGAAACTGTAAAATCCTCAACCTCCAAGTTAACAAAAGTGCAGATGAACTTGTAGAAATTACCATAGAACTTTTAAGAAAGTGTCAACACAGGGAAGATACTTACATAAGACCTATAGCTTACTTTGCAGATTTAAAAATTTCTCCAAAACTTATTGGTTATAAAACTGAGATAGCTATATACACTCTTCCTCTTGGAGACTACCTAGACCTTTCCAAAGGTCTTAAAGCCAAAACTTCTTCTTTTCACAGAATCAACGACACTATGATTCCTGCAAGGTGTAAAGTAGCTGGTGCTTACGTAAACAGTGCTTTTGCAAAAACAGAAGCTCTAATGAACGGATACGACGAAGCAATTATGTTAAATCCTGACGGAACAGTAGCAGAAGGTAGCGGAGAGAACCTTTTCATAGTTAGAGAAGGAAAGCTTATAACAACTCCTTCTTACAGCAATATTTTGGAAGGTATTACAAGAAATGCAGTAATAACTCTCGCAAAAGAAGAACTTGGTATTGAAGTTGAAGAAAGACCAATCTTAAGAAGTGAAATTTATGTTGCAGATGAAGTTTTCTTTACGGGAACTGCAGCTCAAATTGCTCCCGTTGTTCAGGTTGACCACGTTGTTATTGGAAACGGTGAAATTGGGGAAATTACTAAAAAGCTTCAGGAAGTTTACTTCTCAATAGTTAAAGGTAAAAATAAGAAGTATTCAGACTGGTTAATTCCTATTTATTAA
- a CDS encoding DUF4911 domain-containing protein: MSRSLIKGRNLLCKVDVKDIAFINAIFEWYHEVATVRTRDRKKGLIELWIAPEFFDEALKAVDYLKSRGFVKEFEIVKEVGDDWHRE; the protein is encoded by the coding sequence GTGAGTAGATCTTTAATAAAAGGAAGAAACCTTCTATGTAAGGTAGATGTAAAAGATATAGCTTTCATAAATGCAATTTTTGAGTGGTATCACGAGGTAGCAACTGTTAGGACAAGGGACAGGAAAAAAGGATTAATAGAGCTTTGGATAGCTCCCGAATTTTTTGATGAAGCTTTGAAAGCTGTAGACTATCTTAAAAGTAGAGGATTTGTAAAAGAGTTTGAAATAGTAAAAGAAG